One genomic region from Pecten maximus chromosome 5, xPecMax1.1, whole genome shotgun sequence encodes:
- the LOC117327604 gene encoding uncharacterized protein LOC117327604 isoform X1 — MGRLVPPITLVSVKKLIVCPLIFPCSLSSYISLFFIFLYFLVLYLLIFPCSLSSYISLFFPFLCSFLIDLSLIPGEQIYEQLKEKEEKRKPKPNKQKPRRESNESTMTNTGKDVDQAPKKRVKKGKHHVETELPKLHVPKKRVRKPKTVELTSNNISEELADPEFTCPICNIQGHTSDEESGIFWVGCDNARCSRWYHRECLTHDQHADVDLSLLTGGTWHCHLCQNDGILHSEDMSCTTHEVLCQVCMLSCTAIEIRDGIDLFWINCKCGKSYHKSCLPSYVYREWDLAKEAWRCGHCPDHNLV; from the exons atGGGCCGATTGGTACCTCCAATAACACTAGTCTCAGTCAAGAAACTTATTGTATGTCCTCTTATATTTCCTTGTTCTTTATCTTCTTATATTTCCTTGTTCTTTATCTTCTTATATTTCCTTGTTCTTTATCTTCTTATATTTCCTTGTTCTTTATCTTCTTATATTTCCTTGTTCTTTCCATTTCTGTGTTCTTTCTTAATTGATCTGTCTTTAATCCCAGGAGAACAAATCTATGAGCAGCTGAAGGAGAAAGAGGAGAAGAGGAAACCTAAACCGAATAAACAAAAACCACGG AGAGAAAGTAATGAATCTACAATGACAAATACTGGGAAAGATGTGGATCAGGCACCCAAGAAAAGAGTTAAAAAG GGCAAGCATCATGTTGAAACAGAATTACCAAAGTTGCATGTCCCTAAAAAAAGAGTCagaaag CCAAAAACAGTAGAACTGACAAGCAACAACATAAGTGAAGAACTTGCTGACCCAGAATTCACCTGTCCTATATGCAATATCCAAGGTCATACCAGTGATGAAGAGAGTGGGATTTTCTGGGTTGGCTGTGATAATGCAAGGTGTAGCAGGTGGTATCACCGAGAGTGTCTGACTCATGACCAGCATGCAGATGTTGACTTGAGTCTACTCACTGGTGGTACATGGCATTGTCATCTGTGCCAAAATGATGGCATTCTACATTCAGAAGATATGTCATGTACCACCCATGAAGTACTTTGCCAAGTCTGCATGCTGTCATGCACTGCGATCGAAATTCGTGATGGCATTGATTTGTTCTGGATTAACTGCAAGTGTGGGAAGTCATATCACAAGTCCTGTCTGCCTTCCTATGTTTACAGAGAGTGGGATCTGGCAAAGGAAGCCTGGCGCTGTGGACATTGTCCTGATCATAatctagtttaa
- the LOC117327604 gene encoding uncharacterized protein LOC117327604 isoform X2 — protein MTNTGKDVDQAPKKRVKKGKHHVETELPKLHVPKKRVRKPKTVELTSNNISEELADPEFTCPICNIQGHTSDEESGIFWVGCDNARCSRWYHRECLTHDQHADVDLSLLTGGTWHCHLCQNDGILHSEDMSCTTHEVLCQVCMLSCTAIEIRDGIDLFWINCKCGKSYHKSCLPSYVYREWDLAKEAWRCGHCPDHNLV, from the exons ATGACAAATACTGGGAAAGATGTGGATCAGGCACCCAAGAAAAGAGTTAAAAAG GGCAAGCATCATGTTGAAACAGAATTACCAAAGTTGCATGTCCCTAAAAAAAGAGTCagaaag CCAAAAACAGTAGAACTGACAAGCAACAACATAAGTGAAGAACTTGCTGACCCAGAATTCACCTGTCCTATATGCAATATCCAAGGTCATACCAGTGATGAAGAGAGTGGGATTTTCTGGGTTGGCTGTGATAATGCAAGGTGTAGCAGGTGGTATCACCGAGAGTGTCTGACTCATGACCAGCATGCAGATGTTGACTTGAGTCTACTCACTGGTGGTACATGGCATTGTCATCTGTGCCAAAATGATGGCATTCTACATTCAGAAGATATGTCATGTACCACCCATGAAGTACTTTGCCAAGTCTGCATGCTGTCATGCACTGCGATCGAAATTCGTGATGGCATTGATTTGTTCTGGATTAACTGCAAGTGTGGGAAGTCATATCACAAGTCCTGTCTGCCTTCCTATGTTTACAGAGAGTGGGATCTGGCAAAGGAAGCCTGGCGCTGTGGACATTGTCCTGATCATAatctagtttaa